From the Candoia aspera isolate rCanAsp1 chromosome 3, rCanAsp1.hap2, whole genome shotgun sequence genome, the window CAGGAAGGAATGGGGCCCGGAAGGCCTTTCCCTTCTGCTCAGGATTTCTCGGCACCCATTCCCAAAGGGAGCCACCGCGCACTGCCTCTTCTGCCCCGCacaggaacagcagcagcagctgccaggAGGGGAGGCCAGGGAGCTCCTGGAACAGGCTGGCCAAGCAGTCTCTGGGGAGCCTGGTGtggcccctcctgcctgcctgcagccTTTGCAGCACCAGGCAAGGGCAATCGGTAGAGCTGGCTGACTCATGCTCCTTTTTCCTCCTTGGCAAGTGACTCCCTTCGTGCACTCTTTCCCAGCCACTCAGTCATCAGCCTCCCAAGTGAGGAGAGCTGCCCGTGTCTCCCCTGCCCTCCTCTTGCATCAGGGCAAGACAGCCAGGGAGCATTGCAGCACCACTGGGGTGACCCATGAGCCTCACCCcctgggcaggaggaggaggaggaggaggaggagctgctgtGCCCTATATAAGATCATCCCCAAACCCCCTGGAGCTTTATCTGATCCCAGTAAACTGTTCAGAGACATCCAGGGTCCCACaaacagctgagagagagagagaccatggCCAGTAAGTAGTAGCAGCAGGCTGGGCTGGGGACACCAAGGCTCTTTCGAAGCTGGGCTTCCCTCCAGTAGATCTCTGAGAATTGGAGGGTCACCCAGCAGGCAGAGTGCCAGGGTTGTTCAGCACAGGGGTGGAGCTGGCACCCATGGCATCTCCAGCTCCCTGCCTTTCCCCACCCTGGGACCTAGAGGGCTCTTTCTACCACCTGAATGCCCCCTGCACTGCTGGCAcagaagggagagaaggaggtGGGGACACTGTTTGGGGACAGCAAAGTCTACCATAGTCGCAGAAGGAAAGCAGCACGTGTTCCCCGAGCTCTGCTGCGCAACCAGCCCCTAAGCGCTTGTATGCAGTGAAATCTAGCTCTTAAGGAAATGAGCCCCAAGCCACAGCTTCTGAGAGGCCTCCTGGGTTGTGACCCGGGGCTGCTGTCTATGCAGGATAttctgcctgtgtgtgtgtgtgtgcgtgcacactgAGCTGGGGAGAGGGGAGCACCTTGTCTGCAGGGATTGTAGCCTTTTTCGCCTTGAAAGATCCATAATTAGGAGGGGAGGCAGCAGGCGGCAGCAGCAAAGCACCTGCAAGCAAGCCAGCGCTTGCTGGATGggcggggctgggctgggctgggctgggctgggctgggctgggctgggctgggctgggctgggctgggctgggcgtgCGAGATCAGCTCTCCCCGCTTTgcagcccctccccctccccctccccacctggtCTAAGTCAAGAAGAGTCTGGAACTGTTGGGAAAGGGCCCCTGCCTGGGCAGTGCTGGGGTGCCTTGGGGTGCTTGTGGGCCTGCTGCCCCCCCAATTCATTGCCAGCTTTTAGTCGTGGGTCCCCATTAATCCAGACCCTTACTGAGGGCCTGGGGAATCACGACCTTCGGGGCTGGAGACCACAGGAGCTGCTGGGCATCTGCATCCTAGACTTGACCCCCAACACTTAAAGGGAGCCGGCACGGAGTGTTCCCTTCGGGGAATGGCAGACAAGTCCTGTCTGCAGGTCCGGGGGCTGCCGGTGCTTGTCTGTggctctcctccttctccaccacagCTGGCCCAAATATGCTCCGGGCTCCTCCAAGACCTTCCAGGCTCCTGTCGCACTGAGCGCTGCCTCTTATCGAGGTTTGTTTTCGGTCACTGCCTGCCTGTTGTGGCGAGGAGAGATGCCTCCATCATGAGGATTTCCCCACAATGCCCCGAGCATCAAGCAAAGCTCAAAGTGTGACCCTGAGCTGATGCCCAGCAGCCCCCAGTCTGAGGTCCACGAGGCTCCTGCTACTCTATGGTAGGCTCAGGCAGCCAAGATCCTCAGAGTTCACCCAAGCCCCTAAGTCCAAAAGCCCACCAAGCAAAACGCAGCAGCAGCTGTTAAGCAGGCTTTGATTCTTCTTGAGGAGTCAGGTGTCCAGTGAACTCAAGTCCCCTGACTGACTGGGGTGGCTCGCCTTCCTGTGCAAAGCCACCGCGCAGGGCCAAAGAAGCCAAGCAAACGGCAAGCTCAGTTCCACAACCCCCCAGCCCCATTGGTGCCCCTCAGGCAAGCAGGGAGGGGCCATGCTTGCTCCCTCAAGGAGCTGTGGGGAAGCTGCGGTCATGGCTGAGTTGCTGACGTCTCTCCTTCTTGACAGCGTCAGTCAACATCGACTGGAGACGGGACGAGAATGCCCGCGAGCACCACACCGAGCAGTACCGCGGCACTGAAGTAGTGCTGCGACGGGGCCAAGCGATTAAAATGAAGTTGAACTATGTGAGCGGAGCTCCAGCCGACAATGGCATCACCTTCACCGTGGACAGAGGTAAGGATATGTCCTTTTTCCCGGCCCTGCCAAGAAGCACCCCCCCCATCAGCGGGTCCCCCCTTTTCCCCAGCTGATGTGGGCCCCACGGACAAGAGTGCCGGCCCAGCCAGGTGAGTCCCTCTCGGCTCAGCAGGGCAACCAGACCCCATGGCCAGCCCctccgccgccaccgccgccatCCTACATCAGGGCTCACTGGCTGGGTCCggccagcagcaggagcagcagcagggcTGTCCAGTTGTGGGGTGGAACCAGCCCCACTGCCTCCCCCTGAGCCATGGCTGCTTCTCCCCCCAGGCTCAACCCCTGCCCTGCAGGCCAAAACCCGCGTGGACTTTGGCATCTCCAGCACTCCCAGCAGGGGCTCCTGGGGTGCAGTGCAGACTGCGGGTTCTCCAGGCTCCTTGAACATTTCCATCATCAGCCCGGCAAATGCTGCCATCGGACGCTACCGGCTGGGCATCAAGAGCAGCTCTAGCAGCAGCTTTTCCATCCTGGGCGCCTTCGTGCTGCTGTTCAACCCTTGGCTGAAAGGTACAAAATCAGTCCTGGGAGTGCTCGGTCTGACCCTTGAGAATGTTGCTGCCCACCCAGTGAGGGGCGGAGAGGGCAAGGCTCAAAGCTCTGTCACCCCAAGGGCCCGGCCGGGGCCATGACTTCTTTTTTGGTGGGCATAGCGAAGACAGAAAATTGCTGGGCCTCTTGGTTCTGGATCCTTTCAGCCCCTTCCAACTTTAAGAGGATGGAGGCTGGGGGCTATGGTGCAAAACTGGGGCTGCACCCCTTGGTCTGCGGGTGGCTTCAGACACCCCTTGAATGCCCAGACTCTCACCTCCAAGCAAGTGTTTATCCATGGAATGGAGGCTCAGAATAAGCCCGTCCTGGGGACACAGATGCTTCTGTGCCCTTCTGGACAGGGTTTGACCAGAGGTATTGGGGGTCATAACAGAAGGGTTTTCAGCACACACATGCTTCCCCAGGGGGAGAAAACCCCACCATCACGATATCTGCCTGATATTTGGCTTTCAGAGGATGAAGTGTTCATGCCAGACAATGCAGAATGCCAGGAATACGTCCTCTCGGAGTTTGGTGTTATCTTTGTGGGGAGCACAAACCGCATCTCTCAGTTTGGCTGGAACTACGGCCAGGTAAACAGAAAGGACATAGCATTTAGATGTAAATTCAAGTGGGATCCAGAACCATTTTGAGCATGCTACGAGTCAATCTAACCCTTTTCCCAATTTCCCTTTGCTTGGTCGCTGCTCATCAGCAGCACTTCTTCAATTAGCTGTCATCCCACAGCCACTACCGggcacctccccccacccccgcctcgAATCCTTTGCTGGAGGGGATTGTGCAGCAGCAGAGAAGGACCATTGAAAAACATGCCAAACATGAAAACATGCCAAACATGCCTCCTCCCGATCCCTTGACCAGGAagaaaggaccccccactggctaCGTGGGAGGGCCCTCTCCCTGCCATCCCAAGTTCTCCATTCAGGGAACTGGCaggtgggagggggaagagaagcaGCTTGGGCCGCAGAGGAAGGAATCCCCCAGGCTGTTAGCAGCCTTTAGAGAATTTTGGGAAATTTCTGACAAGATGCCCCCCTGCCCCAAAAGGAAGGCCAAGCTGAAATGGACAACCCTGCCCATGAAATCCAGACCCTCAAATGGCTGGCACTCCTTCCTGGTGGCATCTGAAGGTGGTTCCAGAATGCCTACCCACACCAAGAATCAGATGGCAGTGGCCAAGCAGCTGCAGCAATTGTTGCCactaaaagggggtgggggtggtattTTGCCTGCCTGATAACTTCCTCTGCAAACAGTTTCAAGATGACATTCTGGACATTGGTCTTATCATTCTGGACCGGAGCTTAAGCCACCGCAAGGATCCAACTGCTGATCTGCGCCGCCGGAATGACCCCAAATACATTGGACGGGTGCTCACTGCCATGGTATGAGAGTGCTTGCATCCAACAGAGATTGTAAGAAAGTGTTCTGCACCTCCAGCCCTCCACTGTGGCCCAGGAAATGAGGCAAAAACAATTAAACACGAAGCTCCATTGGAGTGTGAAGGCAGGAGGGGGCAAGCTGGATGCTTTGCAGAGGCTCAAGACCCCATCTTCTTTCCCCCCCACACAAACACATTGGTCCAATTTTTCCAGTTGGGATTTTAGCGGAATACCAAGGGTATTACTTAAGGCACCCACTTTTCCCCCAGGTGAGGAGGAAAACATGTGACATATAGAGCCTCTGGTGGCATTATTTGAAAGCAGTCAGCAGGCATCTTCATGCTGAAGTTGGGAGGATGTGAGGATGACCCACCTGGATGCCAAGATCCCCCTCTTGGCTGCTCACAGTCAGCTCAGATCCCATTTTCAGGTCCAGAGGACCTGACGTTGCATTTGCTCTGAGTTGAACTGCATCCCTAAGAGATCCTCTTTCATCCCTTGTTTTATTTAGCACCCTGAAAATGCATCCTCAGTAAACCCAGCCATTTCACTGCTTCACAGTGGTTTGGATGCCCACACAAATGCCTGCTTGCTGTGGGCTTCCTTGGAGCACATTTGGATGTCCACATTGGGACAAAATGATCTCCTTCTGAATCTGCCCTGCTGAAGAGCCAAAGCATTCCCCCCCCTGACATCTCTGCAGGCTGCCCCCCTCCTCTATGGAAATCAGGGGGGAGAAAATGAGCCCTCTGGTGTCTCTCTCATTCCTTTGGGACTCCTTTGAGCCTGCCCCCCCGCCCCATCTCCAGTGTCGGCCAAGGGAGTCTGAGAAGTCCCTCTGTCAGGTGAACCTTCTGGCTTCAGGTGATTCCAGTCGATCATCTTTCAGCTTTCTCTGCAGGGAAAGTGTGTTTGTGATCAGGCGAAACTGTTCACTGGGGAGGGAGCATTGCACAAGCCCCCTTCCACTGTGGGTGCACCATTAGTGCTTCCCCAGTTGTGGTGGGATTCCCTGTTTTGCACAAAAGTGTGCTCTGACAGGAGGCATCTCCAGAAGAAAGGTGGCAAGAAAACATTTCAGTCTGCTCCAGAACCGCCGCATGAGTCCCACTCTGGTTGTACCAGAAAGCCTTGGACCACCTGGAGAGTTTGTTGTTTGTTGATTCactttatgtggctgcccatctcaagttaatgactctgggcagctaagatGGGCAGCTAagaatgttatatatatatatatatatatatataaaaaaacagaaagacaaccccccaccccaacccatAAAATAGCAGCCGGGTTAAAAAGAGATCCATCCAAATATACATAAACCTTTACTGGCATTAAAAGAGCAAGAAGTACAAAACCCATTAACATATCATGAGATTAACCACAGGGAAGACCATACTCAATGAGAAATTTGTTTACGTTTACTTTTAAGAACTTCATCCAAGAATTTAGCAACAATTCTGGTAGTTTCAGGTACATCTCTCAAGAGATATTGACAGGATAGTACAGTGTTTACAGTGGTTAGCGGATATTTACCCTGTAAAGGTTTTAAAAGTAATTCATAACTTACTTGGCAGGGGAGATACCATGAGCATGAACAGATCCATCCATACCTATTAGCACAGCCAATGCAGGGGGTCAACCCCCCTCCTGACTCCCAGGTCTGGTGGCAGGGCCAGGCCTCTAAGGCCTTACTGAAGCCTGACAGGGCCGGGACCAATCCCATCTTCCGGGGAGGGGGTGACATTCCAAAGAGTGGGCACCACGGCAGAGGAGGCTCTCTCTCCTCTAGGGCCTGCCGGGGGACACCCCTTAAGAGGCAGCACCCGagcatgcctcctctgccagATGCCACAGGCCGGGCAGATGTGGCTGGGGAGAGGTGGCCTctgagcagccccccccccccgtgccatGAGGGACGCCAGGGGTTAAGCCAGCGCCCTGAATGGCACTCAGAGGCAGACTGGCCAGCCGCGCAGCTCGCGGGGCAGAGGTGTTTCCCCACAGCAGCTTCTCCTCCGGGCTTTCCCCAGGTTAACAGCAACGACGACAGCGGCGTCTTGCAGGGAAACTGGAGTGGGAACTACAGCGGAGGGGAAAGCCCCAGCAGCTGGACGGGGAGCGTGGACATCCTGCGCAGGTGGAAGAGCTCCGGCTTCAGGCCCGTCCGCTATGGGCAGTGCTGGGTCTTCGCTGGAGTGCTGAACACGGGTAAGTCCTCCGAGAACCGGCGGGCCCCGGGAGTCTGTCCGTCCCGGCAGGTGCCAGGTATGAAGCTGGAAGGCAGCAGAGAGGCAGGAGGGGCTACTAGACAGCCCTCCGAGCATAGCTGTGAGTGCAGGGCACCAGGAACCGCTGAACTGGCCCCCCTGGTCCCATGGCCCCCGGCTTGCCTCTGGGCAGCAGAGCTGTTCCCCCCGGCTGCCCAGGTGGAGCCCAGGCCTTGGTTGCGGTGGAAGGAGCTGCCGGGTCTGCGTCTCTTTGGGGTTTGGGGCCGACAGGTGTTTCATCGAGCTGTGAATCGTGGTCTGGTGAGTGGGATGAGGGGCATTTCGCAGAGAGGAGGGGCAGAATTGAACTCCAGCAGGTCCCGCCCCTGGCCTCCCAAATAATGATGGAAGGAAGCCTGGAGCAAGATTCAGGCAGTGGTTGAGCCTGGGCAGGGGCAAGGAGGACTGGCGGAGCCGGGGAGGAAAGTTGGTCGCagccattgggggggggggggcgggaacaGGAGCTCAATGTGAGCAGCAGAGAGGCTGGGAGGCACGAAAGACAGTAAGTCAGCCCCAAGCCAGCCGAGAGGGTGCCTGGTTCACTCCTCCGGATCCCAGGCAGGGTGGGGACTCGGAGCGGGTGCCATCCCCACTATCCTGCCACGAGCGCAATGGGAAGGCCAGACACGGCTGAGCTTCCCTTCTCAGCTGACCACATCCCTTTGAGTCAAGCCCTGGGGCTGCTCGCCAGTCCCTCTGCCGGTCCACCTCAGGAACCACGAAAGGTGGAGGCCGAGCAGCCCCTTTGGACCACAGAAGCCGAGACAAGAGACCAGTCCTCAGGTCAGCTCCTGCTCCCTAACAAGGAGGACCTGGCTCCAGGAGACCTGCCTGCCGTGGAGAGGGTGGCCAGGAGGGCGGCCACCCTTCCCATCTTGTCTTCCTCCTTCCTGCAGTCCTCCGATGCCTGGGAATGCCCAGTCGCACAATCTCAAACTTCAACTCTGCCCACGACACAGACATGAGCCTGACAGTGGACGTGTACTATGATTCTGATGGGAATCCTCTGAACATTGCCACCGACAGCGTCTGGTAATTGCCCTCCCTGCGTCGCCCAGCCCTGGCATCAGCCTCCTCTCTGCAGGCAACGAGCCTGGCATCTCAGTCTCCCCTGCTGTTTGCATGTCCTGGGCAAACGGACAGAAGGTCTCAGAGGAGGCCTCCTCTCTGGGCCCCCTTCCCATGTCCCAGCTACCCACCTCCTCCCTGTGGCTTCTTTCCCGCTGCCTTGTGGGCAGTGCTCCCTCCCCTGCAAGCGGGTTGGCAAGCCAATGGAAGAGGATCTCCCAGCAAGTGGTTGGCAAAGGGCTTTCTGGGGGAGGGAGAAGCAGAAGAGGGGAGGCCCTTTCCCACAGCATGACAAAAATGCAGCACGTTTGCCTGCCTGCAGTAAGAGGTGGTGGCCATGATTTTGCAGGGGTCTGGGGCAAGTGAACGCTGTGCTTTCCGAAGCAGGCACCACCAGGGATGAGCTCCCCACAGGGCAACCTGAGGCCGTCTTTACACTGGGCCCTCCCACCCAGGGACGCCTCCGCCTGGAAGCCTCTTTCTCCTGCCGGGGCCGCAGGAGAAAACCTCCCTCGATCCCCAGCCCGCCTGTGCCAGAGGCAGCCTAAGGCATCCTGTCCTCTTGCCCCAGCACAGGTATCCGAGAGATCTTCTGTCCTCCTTCACAGGTTGCTCCATCAATGGTGCAGACAggtgacaccccccccccgccccgtagTTGCACCAGCCCGGCCCCGACCAGTCAGCCTAGGCTGGGGGCCAGAGTGGGCAGTGGTTAAACAGCAAACATTGCCGCCTCCTCAAGCACCTTAGCTTGGCCATGGAGGAAGAGGCAGCCATTGTTGAAGCAGTGTAACACAGCCTGCcttcgctgctgctgctgtagtGATGCAACAGTGGTTGGCTGCCGCTGGAAGGTGCTACAGACACTAGTGAGGCAATGGCTTTAGCTACTTTCAGGGGGCGGGGGAACTGTATCTGCACTGCAAAGTCCCAATGGCCACTAGGAAGCCAGTGTGCTCTAGCGGTggaggcaccgggctagaaactgggtggccgagttctagccccaccttaggcggGAAGCCAGCTAGGCAACCCCTGGcggtcactttctcccagccctgggaaggaagaggcAAGGGCAACCCCCTTCTGAAAAatggccactaggtggcagcgagagagagagggaagcagCCCTCCTGGGCCTTTCAGGTCATCCTTTGCACCAGGatcttttgtttttgcagaagccccccccccctttcctgaaAGTGAGGAGCtcatttctctccccactccctgccCCCACAATGAATTTCCTTCTGTTCCCTTGTCCATCTCTATGCCCACTGGGCATGCCTCACACCAGGGGCTGGGAATCCTTGTGGGAGGAGGCAGCACAGGAAGGCCCTACCTGGAAGCCAGTCCCGCCCCTCTGGAGaagtggggcagggaggggggaagaggggcTGCGTCTGCTCTCACCTCCTTGCCAATGGGCTGCTCCCGGTTGCAGGAACTTCCACGTGTGGAATGAAGGCTGGTTTATGCGCTCTGATCTTGGTGCCACCTACAGTGGCTGGCAAATTTTGGATGCCACTCCACAGGAGAGGAGTTCAGGTACACGGGGAGCCTCTGTCTCCACGGCTGAGGACTGGGCGGGTTGCCAGGTCAGGCTCCCTGCTCAGAGGAGGACCTGCGGTGCCAGGGCAGCTCCCCCATCATCCGGGGAGCCTCTGGCATGGCCGCCCAGCGTCTGTCCGCAGCCAACGGCGAGGCGCGGGCTGCGGTTGCTCTGCTCTCCCAGCCTGCAGATTAACAGGGAGGAGGCCAGACGTCCTTCCCCGGGAGGCGGGGCAGGGAACCGCCAGGCCCAAAGCTTTCACAATTGCTTTGGATTCTCCTcggcgggtggggggagtgctTGGGAGAGCAGGCCTGGTCCAGGCAATGGGTGAACGGGCTGGTCTTTGGGATGCATCGCTCCTCCCCATTGGTTCTCCAGTCTCCCCAAATAACCAGTTGACATGCTGTGGCGCTAAGTGTACTCCTTAGCTCTTGGAGGGGGGGGTCCCTTTAAGCCCTTTTTTCTGTAGAGTGTTTTGTGCTTTTTGACTGTAAAGTTGCAAAGACTCTCCCTTGGTGATGAGGCTTCCCTTCGGTGGGCAGGAGGTGCCATCCTGGCTACATAGAGaacagacatttattttattattcattaattCTGTttagatggctgcccatctcaccatggCGACTCTGCACAGCTAACAACTCTttaaatcataataaaataacataacacCACAGTACATATCATGAGAACCAAATCAAACAAAGCCCCATGGGCTTCAACTAATGATCCAAGccttcaaggctttctgcaaaGCCAGAATTGAGTTTGTACAGGATACTTTTATGAAAGATTGTGAACTGAACAATCACAGGTAGTAATTCATTCCCTTATTCTATGTTCAGCTGTTCAGAGAATGAACTGATAATATTCTCCTTCCTGTAAGGAGAAAGGCTACTCCCTGCCCAAACCATCAAAGCTAGTGGCCAGCAGTGTCCATCCTTTGGCGTAAGTGCCAACCTCTGGAGTTCCCTTGGGTTTCCTGTTGCCCCACTCTGGATGGCATGGGGGAACACCCTTTTCTGCACCCCATGCCTTTGGTGGGGGTTTCTTCTCCGCTTCTCCTAATCCCATGCATGGCACCtcatttccttctctttcattctcCAGGCATCTTCCAGTGTGGCCCAGGATCCCTGACAGCCATCAAGGAGGGTGATGTGAACCTGGTGTTCGACTGCCCATTCATCTTTGCAGAGGTCAATGCTGACCGGGTCACCTGGCTGTATGACACCACCACCGGAGAAAAAAGGAACATTTACTCAGAGACCAAATCGATTGGCCAGTACACAAGCACAAAAGCCATTGGCAGCTATGCCCGCCGGGATGTCACAAACGATTATAAATATCCAGAAGGTAAGACAGATGAAGTAGGAGTTCCCTTTTCAGCTTTGCAGAAATTTGGGGCTAAATCTGGTGGACCGAACACTGCATGATTAATGCCAGGCATTAAAGTCACACCTACTGCAATTAATGCTCTTTGGTGAGTTACCAAATCTTTGCATCATGGATTTTGCCACTGGAGCTGATGGAGGGCTGATGGCCAATCCAAGACCAAGCCAGTGGCTGCAGAAGCAGCCACAGAGCGAAACCTTTTCAGGAATGCTGGCTGTTATTCCTGAGAAGGTGGCTAGAGCTGCAAAGGCAGGATGGCCTTCTTAGCTGCACAGAGCGAGAGCCACATGGTCCCGCACCAGAACAACTGGTCCTCAGCCCTTGTTCCTGCAGTGGGCCAGAGAGGCAACTGGGCAGCTCAGCCCCACAGAAATCGAGGAGAATAATCAAGACTTCTTGGCACAAAGCACCCTCTCTTTACCCCGCCCCCCTTTTCTGTTGTTCCCTCTCAGGCTCACCCAAGGAAagggaaatcttcaaaaaggcaCGTGGCAAGCTGAACCTCGACACCTTCTCAGCCACATCTGCCAAGCTGCCCGAAGGAGAAAAACCCATCTCAGGGAAGTTCAAGGTGGAGAACCCCCCAGAGGTTGGCAAGGATGTCGACTTGGTCTTGCAGCTGACCAACCTCTCTTCGAAGGCCAGGAAGCTGACAGCCAACATGACTGCCTGGACCATCATCTATACTGGAAAACCAGTCCACGAGGTCTGGAAGAACACCGTCAAGGTGGACCTTGGGCCCCAAGAAGGTAAGCCTTGCCTGTCCCGGGGGAGAGAAGCAGCGCAGCTGGGCCTGCAGCCCATGCCCAGCCCCCAGGCTGCAGGAGGGCTGAGCCCCCCAACTGACCACTTGCAGTGCATTGGGACAAGAGAAGGGCACATGCAcaaagcaccccccccccagaactGTGTTGGTTAATACATCCAAGCCTCCACCACAGAGGTCAGAGAGCTGGAGTTCGTGCCAGGTGGCAGCACGTGGCCTGGTTCCCCAGAGGGCGATTCTCAGCACAGCCCAGAACAGGAAGGGAAGCAGCACCTCAGACTCTGACCGGTGTGGGGGCCCTTTCCTCATGCCTTTCTCCTTGGCCTGCCCTGCACGATGGCTCATGTGGAGATGGACTTCTGTGCATTTGTCCACCACTTGCAGTTGTGGGTGTGTGCAGGTGTAACGAAAATCATACCAGAGCTTTAGATCTACAGAATCTTTGCAGGTCAGCACCAGCCTTGCCAAGTCCTCCTTTCATGCTGTTGGCATCGCTGTGCTTGGGCCGAATGAAGCAGCTGCTCTTTGCCAGTGAAGGGCCACGGTGTGCAAAAGTTGTCCTGGGGGGCAGGATATCAGACCACATCTTGCCGAAGGTGGGCAACTGCTAGGCCTCAGAATCAGGGCGGTCCCTCGGGTCCCTCAGAATGCTCCTTTGTGGGTG encodes:
- the LOC134493095 gene encoding protein-glutamine gamma-glutamyltransferase E-like, which encodes MADKSCLQVRGLPVLVCGSPPSPPQLAQICSGLLQDLPGSCRTERCLLSSLTASVNIDWRRDENAREHHTEQYRGTEVVLRRGQAIKMKLNYVSGAPADNGITFTVDRGSTPALQAKTRVDFGISSTPSRGSWGAVQTAGSPGSLNISIISPANAAIGRYRLGIKSSSSSSFSILGAFVLLFNPWLKEDEVFMPDNAECQEYVLSEFGVIFVGSTNRISQFGWNYGQFQDDILDIGLIILDRSLSHRKDPTADLRRRNDPKYIGRVLTAMVNSNDDSGVLQGNWSGNYSGGESPSSWTGSVDILRRWKSSGFRPVRYGQCWVFAGVLNTVLRCLGMPSRTISNFNSAHDTDMSLTVDVYYDSDGNPLNIATDSVWNFHVWNEGWFMRSDLGATYSGWQILDATPQERSSGIFQCGPGSLTAIKEGDVNLVFDCPFIFAEVNADRVTWLYDTTTGEKRNIYSETKSIGQYTSTKAIGSYARRDVTNDYKYPEGSPKEREIFKKARGKLNLDTFSATSAKLPEGEKPISGKFKVENPPEVGKDVDLVLQLTNLSSKARKLTANMTAWTIIYTGKPVHEVWKNTVKVDLGPQEEKSFPIKIPYTEYQQHLTTDNMLRATAFCQIGEGKDTVVERDITLDNPTIVIEVLGPAKVGQTVEVEVNFTNPLGEELKDCILLAEGNDLLAEKLQLKVPPLGAKENVHIPFKISPSKSGTKQLLINFSCNKFHDVKAFETIMVAAN